A genomic segment from Pelobates fuscus isolate aPelFus1 chromosome 7, aPelFus1.pri, whole genome shotgun sequence encodes:
- the LOC134568483 gene encoding gastrula zinc finger protein XlCGF17.1-like, which yields MKKSFNRRTNDTNSDKSRNLSESYKTTKEIVNGKAKHYPCSECGKCFASKTCLVTHLRIHTGEKPFSCSECGKCFASKTCLVTHLRIHTGEKPFSCSECGKCFASKTCLVTHLRIHTGEKPFSCSECGKCFNQFPNLVTHQRIHTGEKPFLCSECGKCFITKLSLVTHQKTQKGEKPFSCFKCGKSFCNQKDLVIHQRTYTVEKPYSCTECGKCFHFKLDHIRHQRTHNENKPFSCSECGKCFGSKSGLIAHQKYHRGEKPFSCSECGKCFSWHTHLLKHQRTHTGAKSFSCSECGKCFVCKSLLVAHQKTHTGEKIF from the coding sequence ATGAAGAAATCTTTTAATAGAAGGACCAATGATACCAACTCTGACAAATCAAGGAATCTGTCAGAATCCTATAAAACTACAAAGGAGATAGTAAACGGAAAAGCAAAACATTacccatgttctgaatgtggaaaatgttttgccaGCAAAACATGTCTTGTTACACATCtgagaattcacacaggagagaaacctttctcatgttctgagtgtgggaaatgttttgccagCAAAACATGTCTTGTTACACATCtgagaattcacacaggagagaaacctttctcatgttctgagtgtgggaaatgttttgccagCAAAACATGTCTTGTTACACATCtgagaattcacacaggagagaaacctttctcatgttctgaatgtggaaaatgttttaaccaGTTTCCAAATCTTGTTACACAccagagaattcacacaggagagaaacctttcttatgttctgaatgtggaaaatgttttatcacTAAACTGTCTCTTGTTACACATCAGAAAACTCAaaaaggagagaaacctttctcttgTTTTAAATGTGGGAAAAGTTTTTGCAATCAGAAAGATCTTGTTATACACCAAAGGACTTACACAGTTGAAAAACCTTACTCATgtactgaatgtgggaaatgttttcattttaaacTAGATCATAttagacatcagagaactcacaacgaaaataaacctttttcatgttctgaatgtggaaaatgttttggcagTAAATCGGGTCTTATTGCACATCAGAAATATCATAGAGGAGAGaagccattctcatgttctgaatgtggaaaatgttttagttgGCACACACATCTTCTTAAACATCAGAGGACTCATACAGGAGCGAAgtcgttctcatgttctgaatgtggaaaatgcttTGTCTGTAAATCACTTCTTGTTGCACATCagaaaactcacacaggagagaaaatcTTCTAA